The following proteins are encoded in a genomic region of Maribacter hydrothermalis:
- a CDS encoding precorrin-2 dehydrogenase/sirohydrochlorin ferrochelatase family protein produces MERNELYPIFLKVSNLHILIVGGGNVALEKITFLLKSSPNAQVEMVSTMFRKETIELANKFNIKMNVSAYDASFLKGRHIAIATTDNVSVNEQVYHDCRERQILVNVADNPPFCDFYMGGIVTKGNVKVAISTNGKSPTTAKRLRQFFEDVIPENIDDLVKNLNEFRKSIKGDFEEKVETLNEFTKGLVKKKEE; encoded by the coding sequence ATGGAACGGAATGAGCTTTATCCCATATTTTTAAAAGTATCTAATCTACATATTTTAATAGTTGGTGGTGGTAACGTTGCTTTAGAGAAAATAACTTTCTTACTTAAATCTAGCCCTAATGCACAGGTAGAAATGGTGTCTACTATGTTTAGAAAAGAGACTATTGAACTTGCTAATAAATTCAATATTAAAATGAATGTATCAGCCTATGATGCCTCTTTTTTAAAAGGGAGGCATATTGCTATTGCTACTACCGACAATGTATCCGTAAATGAACAAGTGTATCATGATTGTAGGGAAAGACAAATACTAGTTAATGTAGCCGACAACCCTCCTTTTTGCGATTTTTATATGGGTGGTATTGTTACAAAAGGCAATGTAAAAGTGGCTATTTCTACTAACGGAAAATCGCCCACGACAGCCAAGAGATTACGACAATTTTTTGAAGATGTCATCCCAGAGAATATTGATGATTTAGTTAAAAACCTTAACGAATTTAGAAAGAGCATTAAAGGAGATTTTGAGGAAAAAGTTGAAACCTTAAATGAGTTTACTAAGGGATTGGTGAAGAAAAAAGAAGAGTAA
- a CDS encoding response regulator transcription factor, which translates to MKILIVEDEIALLQSISNYLEKDGNVCETASSYTDALYKIDLYEYDLLVLDINLITGSGLDILQLLKKGKKETGTIIISANNSLDDKLKGLDLGADDYITKPFHLAELNSRIKAVLRRGKFGGTERIEFNEISIDTRAKTAYIAENAMALTRKEYDLLLFFITNKGRVLSKEIIAEHLWGDHSDMVDNYDFIYVHINNLRKKLTDAGAKYIKTAYGSGYKFIDE; encoded by the coding sequence ATGAAAATTCTAATTGTAGAAGACGAAATTGCTTTACTACAATCTATTTCTAATTATTTGGAAAAAGATGGTAATGTATGTGAAACCGCATCTAGCTATACAGATGCTTTGTACAAAATTGACCTATACGAGTATGACCTTTTAGTACTCGACATTAATTTAATTACTGGCAGTGGTCTAGATATTCTTCAGCTATTAAAGAAAGGAAAGAAAGAGACAGGCACTATCATTATATCTGCCAATAACTCTTTAGACGACAAGCTTAAAGGTCTCGACTTGGGTGCAGATGATTACATAACGAAACCTTTTCATTTGGCAGAGCTTAATTCACGTATAAAAGCTGTGCTACGAAGAGGTAAGTTTGGCGGTACCGAACGTATCGAATTTAACGAAATCTCCATAGACACTAGGGCTAAAACTGCCTATATTGCAGAAAATGCAATGGCGCTTACACGCAAAGAATATGACCTTCTTTTGTTTTTTATCACCAATAAAGGACGTGTGCTTTCCAAAGAAATTATTGCTGAACATTTATGGGGAGACCATAGTGACATGGTGGATAACTATGATTTTATCTATGTGCATATCAACAACTTACGTAAAAAATTGACCGATGCCGGTGCTAAATATATAAAGACTGCTTATGGTAGTGGTTACAAATTTATAGATGAATAA